One Kitasatospora sp. NBC_01287 DNA window includes the following coding sequences:
- a CDS encoding methyltransferase domain-containing protein codes for MNEYAQLLAGLTGAGDLGEEWRGAFERAPRSAFVPDVVWAPDEDGPSGFRRLRKADEPERWEELAGANTVVVTQLDDGKPDGPGVPTSSASLPALVARMLGHLDVEDGHRVMEVGTGTGWTAALLCARLGDENVTTVELDPAVGHAARRSLAAAGFKPVSVIGDGLDGWPLSAPFDRIHSTAAVQRVPRAWIEQTRPGGVIVTPWGTPYANAGLLRLEVGEVGGPSYGRFVDNVSFMWVRAQRPQEADRPATAPDSRGPSRMDPELASESVHAAFVIGLRVPGARYMHTWDEQDPALTYRMQLTDGRGSWASVSYSDWDDDGAVHQAGPRRLWDEITRARLWWLEEGRPELTRFGITVTADGEQAVWLDSPDHPIT; via the coding sequence ATGAACGAATACGCACAGTTGCTCGCGGGGCTGACCGGGGCCGGCGACCTGGGCGAGGAGTGGCGGGGCGCGTTCGAGCGCGCCCCGCGCTCTGCCTTCGTCCCCGATGTGGTGTGGGCCCCGGACGAGGACGGCCCGAGCGGGTTCCGGCGGCTGCGCAAGGCCGATGAGCCGGAGCGCTGGGAGGAGTTGGCAGGCGCAAACACCGTCGTGGTCACGCAGTTGGACGACGGCAAGCCGGACGGGCCCGGGGTGCCCACGTCTTCGGCTTCCCTGCCCGCGCTGGTCGCGCGGATGCTCGGTCACCTGGATGTGGAGGACGGCCACCGGGTCATGGAGGTGGGCACCGGGACGGGGTGGACGGCCGCCTTGCTCTGCGCCCGGCTCGGTGATGAGAACGTGACGACGGTCGAGCTGGACCCCGCTGTGGGCCACGCGGCCCGGCGGAGCCTTGCAGCGGCCGGGTTCAAGCCCGTGAGCGTCATCGGGGACGGCTTGGACGGGTGGCCGCTGTCCGCGCCGTTCGACCGCATCCACTCGACGGCCGCCGTGCAGCGGGTGCCGCGCGCGTGGATCGAGCAGACTCGCCCCGGCGGGGTGATCGTCACGCCGTGGGGCACGCCGTACGCCAACGCGGGGCTGCTGCGGCTGGAGGTCGGCGAGGTGGGCGGGCCGTCGTACGGGCGGTTCGTGGACAACGTCAGCTTCATGTGGGTGCGTGCTCAGCGCCCACAGGAGGCGGACCGCCCCGCCACGGCCCCGGACTCGCGGGGCCCGTCCCGGATGGACCCGGAGCTTGCCAGCGAGAGCGTGCACGCCGCGTTCGTCATCGGGCTGCGGGTGCCGGGGGCGCGCTATATGCACACCTGGGACGAGCAGGACCCGGCGCTGACGTACCGGATGCAGCTGACCGACGGCCGGGGTTCCTGGGCGTCGGTCAGCTACAGCGACTGGGACGACGACGGCGCGGTGCACCAGGCCGGGCCGCGTCGGCTCTGGGACGAGATCACCAGGGCCCGGCTCTGGTGGCTGGAGGAGGGCAGGCCCGAGCTGACCCGCTTCGGGATCACCGTGACCGCCGACGGTGAACAGGCCGTCTGGCTCGACAGCCCGGACCACCCGATCACCTAG
- the thiC gene encoding phosphomethylpyrimidine synthase ThiC, producing the protein MTTFDDARPAADARPAAADAAADATNASTATPTTVTSATTGYPTPAWRKAYREGSRPDLRVPYREVVLTNERTVPLYDTSGPYTDPAFEADVRRGLPPLRDPWIRQRGDVEEYDGREARPEDDGIKHTSPRGGNLRNLDAVFPGRPRRPLRARDGAAVTQLAYAKRGITTPEMEFIALREGLAADFVRDEVARGRAVIPLNVNHPEVEPAIIGTNFLVKINANIGNSAVTSSIEEEVEKMTWATRWGADTVMDLSTGRNIHTTREWILRNSPVPIGTVPLYQALEKVDGKAEELSWEVYRDTIVEQCEQGVDYMTVHAGVLLRYVPLTARRKTGIVSRGGSIMAAWCLAHHQENFLYTNFEELCDILRAYDVTFSLGDGLRPGSIADANDEAQFAELRTLGELGRIARERDVQVMIEGPGHVPMHKIKENMDLQREICDEAPFYTLGPLTTDVAPGYDHITSGIGAAMIAWWGTAMLCYVTPKEHLGLPNRDDVKTGVITYKIAAHAADLAKGHPGAQEWDDALSDARFEFRWEDQFNLALDPETARAFHDETLPAEPAKTAHFCSMCGPKFCSMKISQKIRAEHGEGSTAVSSDFDAEALAGMAEKSAEFASHGNRVYLPLAD; encoded by the coding sequence ATGACCACATTTGATGACGCACGTCCGGCTGCCGACGCACGCCCGGCTGCCGCCGACGCGGCGGCCGACGCCACCAACGCGTCCACTGCCACCCCCACCACCGTGACCAGCGCGACCACCGGGTACCCGACGCCGGCCTGGCGCAAGGCCTACCGCGAGGGCTCCCGTCCCGACCTGCGGGTCCCCTACCGGGAGGTGGTGCTGACCAACGAGCGCACCGTCCCGCTGTACGACACCTCGGGCCCGTACACCGACCCCGCCTTCGAGGCCGACGTCCGCCGCGGCCTGCCCCCGCTGCGCGACCCGTGGATCCGCCAGCGCGGCGACGTCGAGGAGTACGACGGCCGCGAGGCGCGCCCGGAGGACGACGGGATCAAGCACACCTCGCCGCGCGGCGGCAACCTGCGCAACCTGGACGCCGTCTTCCCCGGCCGCCCGCGCCGCCCGCTGCGGGCCCGCGACGGCGCCGCCGTCACCCAACTCGCCTACGCCAAGCGCGGGATCACCACCCCCGAGATGGAGTTCATCGCGCTGCGCGAGGGCCTGGCGGCCGATTTCGTGCGGGACGAGGTGGCCCGCGGCCGCGCGGTCATCCCGCTGAACGTCAACCACCCCGAGGTCGAGCCGGCCATCATCGGCACCAACTTCCTGGTGAAGATCAACGCCAACATCGGCAACAGCGCGGTCACTTCCTCGATCGAGGAGGAGGTGGAGAAGATGACCTGGGCCACCCGCTGGGGCGCCGACACGGTGATGGACCTCTCCACCGGCCGCAACATCCACACCACCCGCGAGTGGATCCTGCGCAACTCCCCCGTGCCGATCGGCACCGTGCCGCTCTACCAGGCGCTGGAGAAGGTGGACGGCAAGGCCGAGGAGCTGAGCTGGGAGGTCTACCGGGACACCATCGTCGAGCAGTGCGAGCAGGGCGTCGACTACATGACGGTGCACGCCGGCGTGCTGCTGCGCTACGTCCCGCTGACGGCCCGCCGCAAGACCGGCATCGTCTCGCGCGGCGGCTCGATCATGGCCGCCTGGTGCCTGGCGCACCATCAGGAGAACTTCCTCTACACCAACTTCGAGGAACTCTGCGACATCCTGCGCGCCTACGACGTCACCTTCTCGCTCGGTGACGGCCTGCGCCCCGGCTCGATCGCGGACGCCAACGACGAGGCGCAGTTCGCCGAGCTGCGCACCCTGGGCGAGTTGGGCCGGATCGCCCGCGAGCGCGACGTCCAGGTGATGATCGAGGGCCCGGGCCATGTCCCGATGCACAAGATCAAGGAGAACATGGACCTCCAGCGGGAGATCTGCGACGAGGCCCCGTTCTACACGCTCGGCCCACTCACCACCGACGTGGCGCCCGGCTACGACCACATCACCTCCGGCATCGGCGCCGCGATGATCGCCTGGTGGGGCACCGCGATGCTCTGCTACGTCACGCCCAAGGAGCACCTGGGCCTGCCGAACCGGGACGACGTCAAGACCGGCGTGATCACCTACAAGATCGCCGCCCACGCCGCCGACCTCGCCAAGGGCCACCCCGGCGCCCAGGAGTGGGACGACGCGCTCTCCGACGCGCGCTTCGAGTTCCGCTGGGAGGACCAGTTCAACCTGGCCCTCGACCCCGAGACGGCCCGCGCCTTCCACGACGAGACGCTGCCGGCCGAGCCAGCGAAGACGGCGCACTTCTGCTCGATGTGCGGGCCGAAGTTCTGCAGCATGAAGATCAGCCAGAAGATCCGCGCCGAGCACGGCGAGGGATCCACGGCGGTCAGCAGCGACTTCGACGCCGAGGCGCTGGCCGGCATGGCCGAGAAGTCCGCCGAGTTCGCCTCCCACGGCAACCGGGTCTACCTGCCCCTGGCGGACTGA
- a CDS encoding GNAT family N-acetyltransferase: MPETRISELVRMWIEGWVVSRGASDPIDEPWGWTIDVGQTGQPRQLARHVLPEPTEADVRKIVAATSAPGTWLKLFAEDQVALPWVGPGWRLDAPGFLMDSQLRPERPAVPTGYTLTQWTRGGVSRVLVRTGEGHFAARGQIATVGAHAVADQIETAAEHRRKGLGSLVMRTLQGTAYETGARTGLLVGTQEGQALYSSLGWTTRSPMASLWYEPADAA; this comes from the coding sequence ATGCCGGAGACCAGGATCAGTGAGCTCGTGCGGATGTGGATCGAGGGCTGGGTCGTCTCCCGCGGCGCCTCGGACCCGATCGACGAGCCGTGGGGGTGGACCATCGACGTCGGGCAGACCGGGCAGCCCAGGCAGCTCGCCCGGCACGTGCTGCCGGAGCCGACCGAGGCGGACGTGCGCAAGATCGTCGCGGCGACGAGCGCACCGGGCACCTGGCTGAAGCTGTTCGCCGAGGACCAGGTGGCGCTGCCTTGGGTCGGGCCGGGCTGGCGGCTGGACGCTCCCGGATTCCTGATGGACAGTCAACTCAGGCCGGAGCGCCCTGCGGTGCCGACCGGCTACACGCTCACCCAATGGACCCGGGGCGGCGTCAGCCGGGTGCTGGTCCGCACGGGCGAGGGGCACTTCGCCGCGCGCGGACAGATCGCGACGGTCGGCGCCCATGCCGTGGCGGACCAGATCGAGACCGCCGCCGAGCACCGGCGCAAGGGCCTCGGCAGCCTGGTGATGCGCACGCTGCAGGGCACCGCGTACGAGACCGGCGCGCGGACCGGCCTGCTGGTCGGCACCCAGGAGGGGCAGGCGCTCTACTCCTCGCTGGGCTGGACCACACGCTCCCCGATGGCGAGCCTCTGGTACGAGCCGGCGGACGCCGCCTGA
- a CDS encoding NUDIX hydrolase, with amino-acid sequence MQWKIHGERPIYENPWVNVWLVDVEQPDGHRWEHHVLKLRHLAVTAVVNSEKQVLMMWRHRFITDSWAWELPMGLIEPEETPAEAAAREVLEETGWRTNEVKPLIYAQPANGITDSEHFVFRADAAKYAGPPTERNESDRIEWIPLSELRGMIDRREIVSSGSLVGVLYLLLDEAGL; translated from the coding sequence ATGCAGTGGAAGATCCATGGGGAACGTCCGATCTACGAGAACCCTTGGGTGAACGTGTGGTTGGTCGACGTCGAGCAGCCTGACGGGCACCGGTGGGAACACCACGTACTCAAGCTGCGGCACCTCGCCGTGACCGCCGTGGTGAACAGCGAGAAGCAGGTGCTGATGATGTGGCGGCACCGCTTCATCACCGACTCGTGGGCCTGGGAGCTTCCCATGGGCTTGATCGAACCGGAGGAGACCCCGGCCGAGGCCGCTGCCCGCGAGGTGCTGGAGGAGACGGGCTGGCGGACCAACGAGGTCAAGCCACTCATCTACGCGCAGCCGGCGAACGGCATCACCGACTCGGAGCACTTCGTCTTCCGCGCCGATGCCGCCAAGTACGCGGGGCCGCCGACCGAGCGCAACGAGTCGGACAGGATCGAGTGGATCCCGCTGTCCGAACTGCGGGGCATGATCGACCGCCGCGAGATCGTGAGCAGCGGATCGCTGGTGGGCGTGCTCTATCTGCTGCTGGATGAGGCGGGTCTCTGA
- a CDS encoding helix-turn-helix transcriptional regulator, whose protein sequence is MAVSASSSVQRARQNLADRLGEIQRDAGLTGRELAAACGWYPSKVSRLLNAHTPPSEDDIREWCRACGVEGRAADLVASLRAVEGMFIEWRRMERAGLKAAQEARLPLYERTHRFRSYSSWLVPGLIQTPGYTAAALQAIQQRRGLVDDVQAAVAARMERQRVLYEGDRRFAFLVEESVLRCGIGGSGVMRDQLHHLTTVGSLPNVSMGVVPMRPDRMRWPAEGFWIFDNAQVNVELISGYLTITQPSEIQLYAETFGELAELAVHGTAARELITSAAALLG, encoded by the coding sequence ATGGCTGTCTCGGCATCTTCGAGTGTCCAGCGTGCCCGCCAGAATCTCGCTGACCGGCTCGGCGAGATTCAGCGGGACGCAGGGCTGACAGGGCGAGAACTGGCGGCGGCATGCGGGTGGTACCCGTCCAAGGTGTCCCGGCTGCTGAACGCCCACACACCTCCTTCCGAGGACGACATCCGGGAGTGGTGCCGGGCCTGCGGTGTGGAGGGTCGCGCGGCTGATCTGGTCGCGTCCCTACGGGCCGTGGAAGGCATGTTCATTGAGTGGCGGCGCATGGAGCGCGCGGGCCTCAAGGCTGCGCAGGAGGCTCGGTTGCCGCTGTACGAGCGAACCCACCGGTTCCGGTCCTACTCGTCATGGCTGGTCCCGGGACTGATTCAGACGCCGGGGTACACGGCTGCGGCGCTTCAAGCGATTCAGCAGCGCCGAGGGCTGGTCGACGACGTTCAAGCGGCTGTGGCTGCCCGAATGGAGCGTCAGCGGGTGCTGTACGAGGGCGATCGCCGATTCGCCTTCCTGGTCGAGGAGTCGGTGTTGCGCTGCGGGATCGGTGGCAGCGGTGTGATGCGCGACCAGTTGCACCACCTGACCACGGTCGGCTCACTTCCCAACGTCAGCATGGGAGTTGTCCCGATGCGGCCCGACCGGATGCGCTGGCCGGCTGAGGGGTTCTGGATCTTCGACAACGCACAGGTCAACGTTGAACTGATCTCCGGCTACCTCACGATCACCCAGCCCAGCGAGATCCAGTTGTACGCCGAGACGTTCGGCGAACTCGCCGAGCTGGCAGTCCACGGAACCGCTGCCCGAGAGTTGATCACATCGGCCGCTGCTCTGCTTGGCTGA
- a CDS encoding type II toxin-antitoxin system VapC family toxin has product MASSLLRLVGPGRARPVTLVDSCVLLDLMTDDDAWADWSEAALSKAQDEGEVVINPIVYAEVSVAYAAIEDLDAVLPVEDFAREQLPYEAGFLAGKAFLLYRKRGGQKTAPLPDFYIGAHAAVRGYRLLTRDATRYRTYFPTIELLCP; this is encoded by the coding sequence GTGGCGAGTAGCCTCTTGAGGCTGGTCGGCCCGGGCCGGGCGCGGCCGGTGACGCTGGTCGACTCCTGTGTGTTGCTGGATCTGATGACGGACGACGATGCCTGGGCCGACTGGTCGGAGGCCGCGCTGTCCAAGGCCCAGGACGAGGGCGAAGTGGTGATCAACCCGATCGTCTACGCGGAGGTCTCGGTGGCGTACGCCGCGATCGAGGACCTGGACGCCGTCCTTCCCGTCGAGGACTTCGCGCGGGAGCAGCTCCCTTACGAGGCAGGGTTTCTGGCCGGCAAGGCCTTTCTGCTGTACCGCAAGCGTGGCGGGCAGAAGACCGCGCCCTTGCCGGACTTCTACATCGGCGCGCACGCGGCGGTGCGCGGCTACCGGCTGCTGACCCGTGATGCCACGCGCTACCGCACGTACTTCCCGACCATCGAGTTGCTCTGCCCCTAG
- a CDS encoding DUF6879 family protein — MATAVREQLAKAQRSAVHLEMRDSYMLDDPEFIAWQNGKRLDPADRESWWRSWLDVVAEATGRGVVMRRLRVVSEPVTDYIRYEYDVTFPNVAAGEDVRWLPRSRAGDLLLPGLDGWVMDDEVVILHHFTGDGQWAEAKMEVRPDPELAKRYLSAYEAAWERATPHAEYRPA, encoded by the coding sequence TTGGCAACAGCGGTTCGTGAGCAGTTGGCGAAAGCCCAGCGCTCTGCGGTTCACCTGGAGATGCGGGACAGCTACATGCTGGACGACCCGGAATTCATCGCCTGGCAGAACGGCAAGCGGCTCGATCCCGCCGACCGCGAGTCCTGGTGGCGGTCCTGGCTGGACGTCGTTGCCGAGGCGACCGGCCGAGGGGTCGTGATGCGCCGACTGCGCGTGGTCTCCGAGCCGGTGACCGACTACATCCGGTACGAGTACGACGTGACGTTCCCGAACGTCGCGGCGGGCGAGGATGTGCGGTGGCTGCCACGTTCGCGCGCTGGTGACCTGCTGTTGCCTGGTCTGGACGGCTGGGTGATGGACGACGAGGTGGTGATCCTGCACCACTTCACAGGCGACGGACAGTGGGCCGAGGCCAAGATGGAGGTACGGCCCGACCCGGAGTTGGCCAAGCGGTATCTGTCGGCCTACGAAGCTGCCTGGGAACGGGCGACACCCCACGCGGAGTACCGTCCCGCCTGA
- a CDS encoding methyltransferase domain-containing protein, with translation MTPDLQLDEQAASRGLLRSVADDLGHEIPGEWARALTAVPRHLFIPALIRVGDDNEPLARADDPAGWLRASYANAPVVTQVNDGADPGDGDVWPSSSASMPSVVVRMLEDLDVREGMRVLEIGTGTGWNAGLLAHRLGDANVTSVEVDARVAATARAALGAAGLRPEVVRADGAAGWPPRRPFDRIISTCAVNRVPTAWLAQARPGAVILTPWENPWIGWGTLRLVVGDGRAEGRFLPYGSFMLMRSHRTNLRIFRDVVSDDHQPDESTTELDPWVVAGADAEIQFAIGSRLGDVWHARQHDPDVDGVAVRLWLATTDASSWAAVDWDGAADAPRFTVWQHGPRRLWAETEAAHRWWLDNHRPGPHRFGLTLTHNAQHIWLDDPDTELPRSRSLR, from the coding sequence GTGACGCCCGACCTCCAACTCGACGAGCAGGCCGCCTCGCGCGGCCTGCTCCGCTCGGTGGCGGACGACCTCGGGCACGAGATCCCCGGCGAGTGGGCCAGGGCGCTCACCGCCGTCCCCCGTCACCTCTTCATCCCCGCCCTGATCCGGGTCGGCGACGACAACGAGCCGCTCGCCCGCGCGGACGACCCGGCCGGGTGGCTCCGCGCCTCCTACGCGAACGCCCCCGTGGTCACCCAGGTGAACGACGGGGCCGACCCGGGCGACGGTGACGTGTGGCCGTCCTCGTCCGCGTCCATGCCGTCGGTGGTGGTCCGGATGCTCGAAGATCTCGATGTCCGCGAGGGCATGCGGGTGTTGGAGATCGGGACGGGAACGGGATGGAACGCCGGCCTCCTCGCGCACCGTCTCGGCGACGCCAACGTGACCTCGGTCGAGGTGGACGCCCGGGTGGCTGCAACCGCCCGTGCCGCGCTCGGTGCCGCCGGCCTGCGCCCTGAGGTGGTCCGCGCCGACGGCGCCGCCGGCTGGCCTCCCCGCCGGCCCTTCGACCGGATCATCAGCACCTGCGCGGTCAATCGGGTGCCGACGGCCTGGCTCGCCCAGGCACGACCCGGCGCGGTCATCCTCACGCCGTGGGAGAACCCGTGGATCGGCTGGGGCACACTGCGCCTGGTGGTCGGTGACGGCCGCGCCGAAGGCCGCTTCCTGCCCTACGGCTCGTTCATGCTGATGCGCTCGCACCGCACCAACCTGCGGATCTTCCGCGATGTGGTGAGCGACGACCACCAGCCGGACGAGTCGACGACCGAACTCGACCCCTGGGTGGTGGCCGGAGCGGACGCCGAGATCCAGTTCGCCATCGGCTCCCGGCTCGGCGACGTCTGGCACGCCCGGCAGCACGATCCCGACGTGGACGGCGTCGCGGTGCGGCTCTGGCTGGCCACCACCGACGCTTCCTCCTGGGCGGCCGTCGACTGGGACGGGGCAGCGGACGCGCCGCGGTTCACGGTCTGGCAGCACGGGCCCCGCCGACTGTGGGCCGAGACCGAAGCCGCCCACCGCTGGTGGCTCGACAACCACCGCCCCGGGCCCCACAGGTTCGGCCTCACCCTCACCCACAACGCTCAGCACATCTGGCTGGACGACCCGGACACTGAGCTGCCGCGCTCCAGGAGCTTGCGATGA
- a CDS encoding AbrB/MazE/SpoVT family DNA-binding domain-containing protein, which yields MRLNSKGQVTIPADLREKCGLRPGDEVDVIEEDGVLRIVRREGHGTRGQRVARRMRGSAVGGMSTDEIMELLRGE from the coding sequence ATGCGACTCAACAGCAAAGGGCAGGTCACCATCCCCGCAGACCTTCGCGAGAAGTGCGGCCTGCGCCCCGGGGATGAGGTGGACGTCATCGAGGAGGACGGCGTCCTGCGGATAGTGCGTCGGGAGGGCCATGGCACCAGAGGACAGCGGGTGGCCCGCCGGATGAGGGGAAGCGCCGTGGGCGGCATGTCCACTGACGAGATCATGGAGCTGCTGCGTGGCGAGTAG
- a CDS encoding flotillin family protein, with product MLIGTIAGIVAAAVVILIVIFKMCWRVAEPNEALIISGSKHRTEGLADGLGFRVVTGRGTLVTPGIQVVRKLSLDLNEADLDVECVTSQGIPVQVKGVVIFKVGDDTVSIANAARRFLDQQKMMGQRVHNVFAGHLRSIVGGLTVEEMIRDRERLTGETRAASGAEMEKLGLIIDSLQIQEILDPTGYIKNLAAPHAAAVQRDARIAAASADREATEAEQEAFARKAEATRNSGIQQAGYQAEMDTAAARALQAGPLAQAASRQEVVVQETKVAELEGHRKEQQLQAEVRKPADARAYETRTKAEADRDARISAAQAQAKETELKAGAEANRVKIAALAEAEATKARGLAAAEATRATGQAEAAAAEAKGLATAEAARALGLAEAEAIKARAAALAENQEAVVAQQLAENWPEIVRAGAEAFGNVEHMVLLNGAEGMGEMFAKALTMGGTGLGLARQLLGSMSPAAESADEAARPSTAAATTTHAIPLQADPTA from the coding sequence ATGTTGATCGGCACCATCGCGGGGATCGTCGCCGCGGCAGTCGTGATTCTGATCGTGATCTTCAAGATGTGCTGGCGGGTCGCCGAGCCGAACGAAGCACTGATCATCTCCGGTTCCAAGCACCGCACCGAGGGCCTCGCCGACGGACTCGGCTTCCGGGTGGTGACCGGGCGGGGGACCCTGGTGACCCCCGGCATCCAGGTGGTCCGCAAGCTCTCGCTCGACCTCAACGAGGCCGACCTGGACGTCGAGTGCGTGACCTCGCAGGGGATCCCGGTCCAGGTCAAGGGCGTGGTGATCTTCAAGGTGGGCGACGACACGGTGTCGATCGCCAACGCCGCGCGCCGCTTCCTGGACCAGCAGAAGATGATGGGCCAGCGGGTCCACAACGTCTTCGCCGGTCACCTGCGCTCCATCGTCGGCGGGCTGACGGTCGAGGAGATGATCCGCGACCGCGAGCGCCTGACCGGGGAGACCCGGGCCGCCTCCGGGGCCGAGATGGAGAAGCTCGGCCTGATCATCGACTCGCTGCAGATCCAGGAGATCCTGGACCCGACCGGCTACATCAAGAACCTGGCCGCCCCGCACGCCGCCGCCGTCCAGCGCGACGCGCGCATCGCGGCTGCCTCGGCCGACCGGGAGGCCACCGAGGCGGAGCAGGAGGCGTTCGCCCGCAAGGCCGAGGCCACCCGCAACTCCGGTATCCAGCAGGCCGGCTACCAGGCCGAGATGGACACCGCCGCGGCCCGCGCGCTGCAGGCCGGCCCGCTCGCCCAGGCCGCCTCCCGGCAGGAGGTCGTGGTCCAGGAGACCAAGGTCGCCGAGCTGGAGGGTCACCGCAAGGAGCAGCAGCTGCAGGCCGAGGTCCGCAAGCCGGCCGACGCCCGCGCCTACGAGACCCGCACCAAGGCCGAGGCCGACCGCGACGCGCGCATCTCGGCCGCCCAGGCGCAGGCCAAGGAGACCGAGCTCAAGGCGGGCGCCGAGGCGAACCGGGTGAAGATCGCCGCGCTGGCCGAGGCCGAGGCGACCAAGGCGCGCGGTCTGGCCGCCGCCGAGGCGACCCGGGCCACCGGTCAGGCCGAGGCAGCCGCGGCCGAGGCCAAGGGTCTGGCGACGGCCGAGGCGGCCCGCGCGCTGGGTCTGGCCGAGGCCGAGGCGATCAAGGCCCGGGCGGCCGCGCTGGCCGAGAACCAGGAGGCCGTGGTCGCCCAGCAGTTGGCCGAGAACTGGCCGGAGATCGTCCGGGCGGGAGCCGAGGCCTTCGGCAACGTCGAGCACATGGTGCTGCTCAACGGCGCCGAGGGGATGGGCGAGATGTTCGCCAAGGCGCTCACCATGGGCGGCACCGGCCTGGGGCTGGCCCGCCAGCTGCTCGGCTCGATGAGCCCGGCCGCCGAGAGCGCGGACGAGGCGGCCAGGCCGAGCACGGCCGCCGCCACCACCACGCACGCCATCCCGCTCCAGGCGGACCCGACCGCCTGA
- a CDS encoding CBS domain-containing protein yields the protein MTIHSAHAVRSGPGAVPAPAVVPGLTVADAMEPFEYQIADDSPVDRANDIFRSAHVPYLLVRDHDGRCEGLVTESGFLPFLAGSWYTQRTAIRDTAHQRGPFAWPTMALALAGLAMKIKRLAVWPVIDEDGYTLGVITADRVKNLLALAPAAAPA from the coding sequence ATGACCATCCACTCCGCGCACGCTGTCAGGTCCGGCCCCGGAGCCGTCCCCGCTCCCGCCGTCGTCCCCGGCCTCACGGTCGCCGACGCGATGGAGCCGTTCGAGTACCAGATAGCCGACGACTCCCCCGTCGACCGCGCCAACGACATCTTCCGCAGCGCCCACGTCCCCTACCTGCTGGTGCGCGACCACGACGGCCGCTGCGAGGGCCTGGTGACCGAGAGCGGGTTCCTGCCCTTCCTGGCCGGCTCCTGGTACACCCAGCGCACCGCGATCCGCGACACCGCCCACCAGCGCGGCCCGTTCGCCTGGCCGACCATGGCACTGGCCCTGGCGGGGCTGGCTATGAAGATCAAGCGCCTGGCGGTCTGGCCGGTCATCGACGAGGACGGCTACACCCTCGGCGTCATCACCGCGGACCGCGTCAAGAACCTGTTGGCCCTCGCCCCCGCGGCCGCCCCCGCGTAG
- a CDS encoding ATP-binding protein, whose product MSPLDTASFPVPYEWGVEPDAAAVPPARRLIVDIARFWRVPLSDDALRDVELCAGELLANVVEHAKARCMVTVRWTGLRLRVEVTDTSPHPPDSSATVDTVTGGRGLLLVAGLAHSWGWSPAGAGKVVWFEVAADQLVTGEERLAVLVNTAHAQVTDQLSRSS is encoded by the coding sequence ATGAGCCCCTTGGACACAGCATCGTTCCCCGTGCCGTACGAGTGGGGCGTCGAACCCGACGCGGCCGCCGTCCCACCGGCCCGGCGCCTGATCGTCGACATCGCGCGCTTCTGGAGGGTCCCGCTGTCGGACGACGCCCTGCGGGACGTGGAGTTGTGCGCGGGCGAGCTGCTGGCGAACGTCGTGGAACACGCCAAGGCCCGCTGCATGGTGACCGTGCGTTGGACCGGCCTGCGGCTACGGGTGGAGGTGACGGACACCAGCCCGCACCCACCCGACTCGTCGGCCACCGTGGACACGGTCACCGGTGGCCGTGGCCTGCTGCTGGTCGCCGGGCTGGCGCACTCGTGGGGCTGGTCCCCGGCGGGTGCGGGCAAGGTCGTCTGGTTCGAGGTCGCGGCCGACCAACTGGTCACCGGTGAAGAGCGCCTGGCCGTCCTCGTCAACACCGCACATGCCCAGGTCACGGACCAGCTCTCGCGTTCGAGCTGA